In Ruminiclostridium josui JCM 17888, the genomic window AAAGTTTCAGAATAATATCAGTGAATACCAGAATAAATTATCTTCACAGGAAAAAGCAAAACTTACTGCAGTAACAGACTTAAAATCTGCTTTAAAGGAAAATGAAAGACTTAATAAGGAATTAGAATCATTAAGGAATAAATTAGTAGAATCAGAGCAGGAAATTGCTACACAGAATGCAAAAACAACTGATATGGAGTCAAAATTTAATAGTATGGTAAGTGCAACAGATGCACTTGTTAGGGCTATGGATTACTATAACCAGAAAGATTATGTAAATTCAGCTGTTATTCTTAAATATGATGTTAAGCTTGAATATTTAAGTACACAGGGATTAAATACCTATAATGATTTAATTGAAAAGTGTTATGGTAAAGCGTCATTACAGTTTTATAGAGATGGATACAAGAATTATAAAAATAAAAACTATGCAGGAGCTATAATTAATTTGAACCGTGCAATTGATTTCTCAAAAAAGAATGAATATTACATTGATGACGCATACTATTATTTAGCTGCATCATATTATAAGAGTTCAAATTATAATGATGCTAAAAGAATAATAAGTGCATTCCAGACTGATTGTCCTAAAAGTGAATTTACTAAAAATATGAGAAATCTATTGGAAAAGATGGGGTAAAACAGCGGTGGAATAAATTACTTTATAAAAGTTTGTTTTATTATAAAGTAAGGTGTTGACAAAAGTAAAAAATCATTGTAAAATAAAACACGTCGCTTGACAAAACCAACATGGAGAGATGGTCGAGTTGGTTTAAGGCACCGGTCTTGAAAACCGGCGTAGGTGTGAGCCTACCGTGAGTTCGAATCTCACTCTCTCCGCCAAATAAATATGAGCTGGCCTAAAGCCAGCTCAAGTTTAATGGAGAAGTACCCAAGTAGGTCGAAGGGGACGGTTTGCTAAACCGTTAGTCTGGGCAACTGGAGCAAGGGTTCGAATCCCTTCTTCTCCGCCAAAATTTGTGTGAAAAGCCTGATTTTATCAGGCTTTTCAGCGTTTTATAAACAAAAAAAGGACACTATTTTGAAGTGAAAATTCAAAATTAATGTCCTTTTAGTATTATAAAGAGAAAAGGTACTAAATACCTTACTATATTGCTGCGATTAACTTCTTAACTCCTACTATATTTATCGCTCTCCTTATGTTATAGGCAAGGAAACTAAGCCCCAGCTCTGCTGATGCTTTCTCTTTACCTTTACATAACAGATAGTGTGCTCCGTGATAACATTTAACAGTTCCAAAAGGATGTTCTGAAAGGCACATTCGCTTCGTTGATATATAAAGAAATAAAAAGTATAGATTTTGAGGACAAAATTTTAAATTCGTTGCTTTTTTGGTTTAAATAATCCACAGACAAGATAATATATTAGTCAATTTATTAACATTTATATAGCAATTTGTGAATAAAACATTGTAATTTTCATATTATATGTGAATAAAAAATAGCCATGATTTTTTTGCGTAAACCGTCTCAAAAATCATGGCTATTTAAAAGTAAATTACCTTTTTTTAATCTGGATTTTACTAATCATTAGATAAGAAAGTAAAACAATTATTATTGCAGTTATTACAGTGTTAATATTACTATAGTTATGGTGTTCTATTGAGTAACTGTTATATAAATTAACTATAGATAAAAATGCACCTGCAATAGTTATTGGAACCCCTGAAAATACATTGTTGAATGTAGTTACATTGTAACGTGCCAATCTGTATGCACCTGCAATAGGAAATAACACTGCAAGTAAATATCCAAGTACTGCTAAATCAAAGAAACTTATCTTCCAGGCAATTATTATTGGTGCTACACCAAAAGAAATTAAGTCTGAAAGCGAATCTAATTCTTTACCAAGTTCACTTGTACTATCCAACATTCTTGCCACCTTACCGTCAAATCTGTCTGTTAATGCAGCAACCATAACTAACAGTGATGCTTGTATTAAGTCATTTTTTATTGCAAATAGCAATGCAATAATTCCAAGCGAGAGATTAATAAATGTCAGGAGGTTAGGCAAAGAATGCTTTATTGTATTTTTCAAATGATCCACCCTCTACTTTAATAATTATTATGCCAAACCGGTTAATTCCTATTTTATAATTACATAAACGTAAAATATATATGATTTACATATATTATAGATTATAATTAATATTATAAAAATTAACAAGCTAATTAATTATGCATAATCTATTATACGAATTAAAGTTGGATAAGTATGATTAACATTAGTCTATTAATATTAAAAGAGGATGGATGATATATTATAATGAACAATTTTAAGTATATTTTTTTTGATCTTGATGGAACACTTATTGATACTGTCCCTTTGATTCTTGATTCCTTTAACTACACATTTATTCATCATTTTGGTGAAACACGTCCGGAAGAAGAGACAATTAGCTATATTGGTATGCCATTAATCAATCATTTGAAAGATTTGTATCCTGGACATGAGGAAGAGCTTGCAAAGACATATAGGGAATATAATGAGAAAAGACATGACAGATGTATTGGAATTTTTATTGGGATTTTTGAGACAATAAAAATCCTTTATGAAAAAGGAATTATTATGGGAGTTGTAACTTCAAAAAGGCGTGAATTGGCACTTAGAGGATTAAAACTATTTAATCTTGATAAATTTTTTGAATTTGTTAATGGCTCGGAGGATTCTAAAAAACATAAACCAGATGGTGATCCTTTAATTGTTGCTATGAATAAAATCGGTGTTACAAACAAAGATGAAGTTTTATATGTAGGAGACAGTCCGTTGGATATATTATGTGCAAAAAATGCAGGAGTCAGAAGTGCTGCTGTGGCATGGACCTATAGTCCAAGGCAGGATCTTGAAAAGGTTCAGCCGGATTTATTTATTGAGTGTCCAGCTGATTTATTAAAATATGTATAAATCTGTATAATCGAAGGTAGTTTGAGTAAATATAAAACTACTTGATTATACAGGAGTGGTTTTATGGCTAAAACAGTGGTAGCTATATTTGAGGATTATGGAAACGCTGAAAAAGCTGCGTATGAAATCCGTGAAAAGGGACTTAGGACTGATAATATATCTATAATAACTAAAACAGGAAGTAATATAAACAGTTATAAGCCCATATATGATGGAAGTATCAAAATAAGCGAAAAAGATAGTAATCCTTTTATAAGGCCTGGTAGTTTGAGTGTAAGAATTTCTGATGGTATAGTGACTGGAGGCATTATTGGAGGCATGTTAGGCATACTTATTGGCGGGGTAAGTATGTTTATTCAAAACTTGGAATTTGTTGCAGCTATGGGGCCAATAGGTGGTCTATTTATAGGTTTAGTTGCAGGAGGAGTAATAGGCGGATTCATAGATTTTGAAATTCCTAGAAATAAAAAGAAGGAGTTTGAGAAATTTATTTCAAATGGAAATACTCTCCTTAGTATGATGACAGATGAAGAGCGTTCTGAAGATATTTTAGAAATATTAAGAAATAATGGTGCACTAATGGTTGAAAAATACTAGTAGCGAATATTTCCCAATTTGCATAAATAGTATTATAATGTGTCAATCATTATAATACTATAATGTTTTAAGGAGTTTAATTATGGAAATATCGCTTAATAAATCATTAAACAATGTTGTAAAAACATCAGAAGCGAAGGCATTGGCCAAAGAGAAGGTTATTCTCCTAAAAGAAATAGAAAAGGTAAAATGTGAATTACAAAAAGCCTACAAGAATTTTGATTATGTAAATGATTCATTAATGGTTGACTACTATACATACCAGATAAAGGCCTATGAAACAATGTTTGAATTTCTCATAAAGAAGGCAAAAGCCATGGGAATTAATGAATTGTAAAGATACATGATAAGGATTTTATTCCATAGTGAATAAAGTCCTTTTTTATTTTTGAAGAATATTTAAATGTTATAGTTAATATATTTCTTATAGCAGGGACAAACCTTTTGTAGAAAGGGGCCGTACTATGAATGTAAGAAAAATTGTTAAAAAACTTTTGATAAATATAATTCTTGCTGTTGTTTTATTAATAATTATTAATTTTATTGGTTCATATTTTAATTTTAGAATAGCATTAAATGTATACTCTGCTTTAATAGTTGGAGTTTTGGGAGTTCCCGGTTTAATACTTCTTGTTTTTTTAAAGTTTATGGTATAGAACGCTAAAGTACAATATATTCCTATAATAAACAATTTTTAACAACACATTATGCTGTATTTTGTACATTATGTAAAGTTAGATGTTTAACCATAGTTAAAAAACATAACTAAAAAGTTTATGTTTTTTATGTGTATTTTCAAGGGTTTTTATAAAAAATGTTGTATACAAAGAACAAAACAAAGGCTGTACAACCTTTACAAATGGGCAAAAAAATGATAGAATATGTCGTTGAATAGTGTTTTAGTTATTAAGGAGGTAAGTTAAAATGTCAAGACATAAACAATCGATGGATGGCAATACAGCTGCCGCACACGTATCATATGCGTTTACTGATGTTGCTGCTATTTACCCAATCACACCTTCAAGTCCAATGGCTGATTCTGTTGACCAATGGTCTGCTGCTGGTAGAAAAAATATTTTTGGTAGTCAGGTTAAAGTTGTTGAACTTCAGTCTGAAGCAGGAGCTGCGGGAACTGTTCATGGTTCTTTGGCTGCAGGTGCTCTTACAACAACATTCACAGCTTCACAAGGTCTTCTTTTGATGATTCCTAACATGTACAAAATCGCAGGTGAATTACTTCCTAGTGTATTCCACGTTTCTGCACGTACAGTTTCTACACATGCATTAAATATCTTTGGCGATCATAGTGACGTATATGCTTGTCGTCAAACAGGTTTTGCAATGTTAGCTGAATCAAATCCACAGGAAGTAATGGATTTAAGTGCAGTTGCACATCTTGCAACAATTGAGGGTAGAGTTCCTTTTATAAACTTCTTTGATGGTTTCCGTACATCTCACGAAGTTCAAAAAATTGAGACATGGGATTATGAAGACTTAAAAGAAATGTGCAACATGGATGCTATAAAAGCTTTCCGTGAGCATGCATTGAATCCTGAAAAGCCAGCAATGCGTGGTTCACATGAAAATGGAGATATATTCTTCCAGCATCGTGAAGCATGTAACACTACATATGATAAATTACCTGCTATTGTTGAAAAATACATGGCTAAGGTAAACGCTAAACTCGGTACAAACTATGATTTATTTAACTACTACGGAGCACCAGATGCTGATCGTGTTATAGTGGCTATGGGTTCATTCTGCGATGTAGCTGAAGAAGTTATAGATTACTTAACTGCTGCAGGCGAAAAAGTTGGTCTTATCAAGGTTCGTTTGTATCGTCCTTGGGTGTCCAGCAGCTTGCTAAAGGTTCTTCCAAAGACAGTTAAGAAAATAGCTGTTCTTGACCGTACAAAAGAACCTGGAGCACTTGGTGAACCATTGTATCTTGATGTTGCCTCAACTCTTCGTGAAGCAGGACTTAATGATATAATCGTAACCAATGGCCGTTATGGTTTAGGTTCAAAGGATACTCCTCCATCTTCAGTATTTGCAGTATTTACTGAATTGAAAAAGGATTCTCCTAAGGCGCGCTTTACATTAGGTATTGTGGATGATGTTACACATTTAAGCTTACCTGAAATCAAACCAGCTCCTATAACTGCAGCAGCAGGTACTGTTGAATGTAAGTTCTGGGGTCTCGGCGGAGACGGAACTGTTGGTGCTAACAAGAATTCAACTAAAATTATCGGTGACCACACTGATAAATATATTCAGGCATATTTCCAATATGACTCAAAGAAAACAGGTGGTGTAACTATTTCTCACCTTAGATTTGGTGACAAACCAATCAAGAGTTCATATTACATAAATCAGGCTGACTTTGTTGCATGTCATAATCCATCATATGTTGTTAAGGGATTCAAGATGGTTCAAGATGTTAAGCCAGGCGGAATCTTTATGATTAACTGTCAGTGGTCTGATGAAGAATTAGCTACTAAATTGAACGCTGCTGCAAAGAAATATATTGCAGATAACAATATTCAGTTATATACAATTAATGCTATAGATAAGGCAATGGAAATTGGTATGGGTAAACGTACCAATACTATCCTTCAAGCAGCATTCTTTAAGTTGGCAAATGTAATGCCAATTGATGAAGCTATTAAATTAATGAAAGAAGCTGCTAAGAAATCTTACGGCAAGAAGGGTGACGCTATTGTAGAAATGAACTACAAAGCTATTGATGCAGGTGTAAGTGCACTTCATAAAGTTGAAGTTCCTGCTTCATGGTCAAATCCTGAAGCTGATCCTGCAGAGCCTGAACTCACAGGTCGTCCTGAAGTAGTAAGTATGGTTAAGAATCTGCTTAACCCAATTGCATTAATGGATGGTGACAGTCTTCCAGTATCTGCATTTGCTGATATTGCTGACGGACAATTTGAACAGGGTGCCTCTGCATATGAAAAGCGTGGTACTGCTGTATTAGTTCCTGAATGGGATGCAAGCTTATGCTTACAGTGTAACAGCTGTGCATTTGTATGTTCACATGCAACTATTCGTCCATTTATGCTAAGTGAAGATGAAATAAAGGCAGCTCCTGCTAATATTAAATTAGCTGATACTAAGCCAAAAGCAAGTGAATATAAGTTTACTATGAGCGTATCTCCTTTGGATTGTATGGGTTGTGGTGAATGTATCACTGTATGTCCTGTTAAGGAAAAGGCTATCAAGATGGTACCTCAGGAATCACAGGCTGCAGAACAGCCAGTATTCGATTATCTGGTTGCAAACGTTGGAAAGAAACCAGGAATGCCTGCTGATACTACTGTTAAGGGTTCACAGTTCAATCAGCCACTTCTTGAATTCTCAGGAAGTTGTGCAGGATGTGCTGAAACATCATATGCTCGTTTGGTAACTCAATTGTTTGGTGAGCAAATGTATATTTCAAATGCTACAGGATGTTCTTCAATATGGGGAGGTCCTGCTGCTACTAGCCCATATACAGTAAACAAGGATTCAAAAATGGGTCCGGCTTGGGCAAACTCATTGTTTGAAGATAATGCTGAGCATGGTTACGGTATGCACCTTGGACAAAAGGTTCTTCGTGATCAGGCAATAGCTATGGTTGAACAGCTTGCTGCATCAGATAAAGCTTCTGATGAATTGAAGGCTGCAATTGCTAAATTCATTGAGACAAAGGATATGACAAGAGAAAACACACCTGCAACTAAAGCATTGGTAGCAGAACTCGAAAAAGCTGCTGCTGCAGGATGTGAACTTTCCAAGGAAATACTTGAAAAGAAACAATACCTCTCTAAGAAATCCATATGGATTTTTGGTGGAGACGGATGGGCATATGACATCGGATTTGGTGGTCTTGACCATGTAATTGCATCTGGAGAAAATGTAAACATTATGGTATTTGATACTGAAATGTACTCAAATACAGGCGGACAGTTGTCAAAAGCATCAAACATCGGTGAAGTTTGTCAGTTTGCTGCAGCTGGTAAGGATATCGGTAAGAAGAGTCTTGCTGAAATAGCTATGAGCTATGGTTACGTATATGTAGCACAGATTGCTCTTGGTGCTAATCCAAATCAGACAATTAAA contains:
- the pssA gene encoding CDP-diacylglycerol--serine O-phosphatidyltransferase — translated: MKNTIKHSLPNLLTFINLSLGIIALLFAIKNDLIQASLLVMVAALTDRFDGKVARMLDSTSELGKELDSLSDLISFGVAPIIIAWKISFFDLAVLGYLLAVLFPIAGAYRLARYNVTTFNNVFSGVPITIAGAFLSIVNLYNSYSIEHHNYSNINTVITAIIIVLLSYLMISKIQIKKR
- a CDS encoding DUF2508 family protein, which encodes MEISLNKSLNNVVKTSEAKALAKEKVILLKEIEKVKCELQKAYKNFDYVNDSLMVDYYTYQIKAYETMFEFLIKKAKAMGINEL
- a CDS encoding HAD-IA family hydrolase; this translates as MNNFKYIFFDLDGTLIDTVPLILDSFNYTFIHHFGETRPEEETISYIGMPLINHLKDLYPGHEEELAKTYREYNEKRHDRCIGIFIGIFETIKILYEKGIIMGVVTSKRRELALRGLKLFNLDKFFEFVNGSEDSKKHKPDGDPLIVAMNKIGVTNKDEVLYVGDSPLDILCAKNAGVRSAAVAWTYSPRQDLEKVQPDLFIECPADLLKYV
- the nifJ gene encoding pyruvate:ferredoxin (flavodoxin) oxidoreductase, which produces MSRHKQSMDGNTAAAHVSYAFTDVAAIYPITPSSPMADSVDQWSAAGRKNIFGSQVKVVELQSEAGAAGTVHGSLAAGALTTTFTASQGLLLMIPNMYKIAGELLPSVFHVSARTVSTHALNIFGDHSDVYACRQTGFAMLAESNPQEVMDLSAVAHLATIEGRVPFINFFDGFRTSHEVQKIETWDYEDLKEMCNMDAIKAFREHALNPEKPAMRGSHENGDIFFQHREACNTTYDKLPAIVEKYMAKVNAKLGTNYDLFNYYGAPDADRVIVAMGSFCDVAEEVIDYLTAAGEKVGLIKVRLYRPWVSSSLLKVLPKTVKKIAVLDRTKEPGALGEPLYLDVASTLREAGLNDIIVTNGRYGLGSKDTPPSSVFAVFTELKKDSPKARFTLGIVDDVTHLSLPEIKPAPITAAAGTVECKFWGLGGDGTVGANKNSTKIIGDHTDKYIQAYFQYDSKKTGGVTISHLRFGDKPIKSSYYINQADFVACHNPSYVVKGFKMVQDVKPGGIFMINCQWSDEELATKLNAAAKKYIADNNIQLYTINAIDKAMEIGMGKRTNTILQAAFFKLANVMPIDEAIKLMKEAAKKSYGKKGDAIVEMNYKAIDAGVSALHKVEVPASWSNPEADPAEPELTGRPEVVSMVKNLLNPIALMDGDSLPVSAFADIADGQFEQGASAYEKRGTAVLVPEWDASLCLQCNSCAFVCSHATIRPFMLSEDEIKAAPANIKLADTKPKASEYKFTMSVSPLDCMGCGECITVCPVKEKAIKMVPQESQAAEQPVFDYLVANVGKKPGMPADTTVKGSQFNQPLLEFSGSCAGCAETSYARLVTQLFGEQMYISNATGCSSIWGGPAATSPYTVNKDSKMGPAWANSLFEDNAEHGYGMHLGQKVLRDQAIAMVEQLAASDKASDELKAAIAKFIETKDMTRENTPATKALVAELEKAAAAGCELSKEILEKKQYLSKKSIWIFGGDGWAYDIGFGGLDHVIASGENVNIMVFDTEMYSNTGGQLSKASNIGEVCQFAAAGKDIGKKSLAEIAMSYGYVYVAQIALGANPNQTIKVINEAEAYNGPSLIICYAPCELHGVKGGMNHCQDEMKKAVASGYWNLFSFNPALKAEGKNPFTLTSKPGDGTYQEFLNNETRYTRLQRAFPERAEKLFQESEKAAKERYEHLLKLVELYK
- a CDS encoding pro-sigmaK processing inhibitor BofA family protein, with translation MNVRKIVKKLLINIILAVVLLIIINFIGSYFNFRIALNVYSALIVGVLGVPGLILLVFLKFMV